From the genome of Lotus japonicus ecotype B-129 chromosome 6, LjGifu_v1.2, one region includes:
- the LOC130726857 gene encoding protein BIG GRAIN 1-like C produces MEKMMPREEGFPQRRRTPSFSSTLLDAICRSIDESKSNVDEDPQLGLFNETTNPKQSISKQSNSTHCANIAEKSGNKERMNLRRAVMIEDWMEKQSSSQSSHFTTSSSSESTSGAGFSSSEAETTTHKSKPRHKSEKKQQQQQPQKPKREGDGGGGGGFSRTKLKALKIYGELNQKVKQPISPASRIASFLSSIFNAGNMKKAKMCYAGSTQDVDFNHKSKSPCFSSSASSFSRRSCMSKTPTSSSSSSAKGKRSVRFYPVSVILGEDSQNDPSLLPVSSVRKMTRVSSIKEVKKNSAKVKENVLMKGYQNSCKNNQFDFRGSYDHGEESDDDDDDDALSCSSSDLFELDHIVGAGRYQVELPVYETTNLERNKAIANGLCL; encoded by the coding sequence ATGGAGAAGATGATGCCTAGAGAAGAAGGGTTCCCACAAAGGAGAAGAACCCCATCCTTCTCCTCCACACTCCTAGACGCCATTTGTCGCTCCATCGATGAATCAAAATCCAACGTGGATGAAGATCCACAACTGGGTCTCTTCAATGAAACTACCAACCCAAAACAGAGCATTTCAAAACAGAGCAATTCAACCCACTGTGCCAATATTGCAGAGAAAAGTGGCAACAAGGAGAGGATGAATCTTCGCCGTGCCGTGATGATTGAAGATTGGATGGAGAAGCAGAGCTCATCACAAAGCTCGCACTTCACAACTTCAAGCTCCTCTGAATCCACTTCAGGGGCAGGGTTTTCATCCTCAGAAGCAGAGACAACCACCCACAAATCAAAACCAAGACACAAATCAGAGAAGAAACAACAACAGCAGCAACCGCAGAAGCCGAAGAGGGAGGGTgacggtggtggaggtggtggttttTCGAGGACCAAGTTGAAGGCATTGAAAATCTATGGTGAGTTGAACCAGAAAGTGAAGCAACCAATTTCACCGGCGAGTCGCATAGCAAGTTTCCTCAGCTCAATTTTCAACGCCGGGAACATGAAGAAAGCCAAAATGTGCTATGCTGGTTCCACACAAGATGTTGATTTCAACCACAAATCCAAGTCCCCATGTTTCTCTTCCTCTGCATCTTCTTTTTCAAGAAGGTCTTGCATGAGCAAAACCccaacttcttcatcttcttcctcagcaAAAGGGAAAAGATCAGTGAGATTCTACCCAGTTAGTGTGATCCTTGGTGAGGATTCTCAAAACGATCCAAGTTTGTTGCCAGTTTCTAGTGTTAGAAAGATGACAAGAGTGTCTTCAATTAAGGAGGTGAAGAAGAATTCTGCTAAGGTTAAAGAAAATGTTCTTATGAAGGGTTATCAAAATTCTTGTAAGAATAATCAATTTGATTTTAGAGGTTCCTATGATCATGGTGAGgagagtgatgatgatgatgatgatgatgctctaAGTTGTTCAAGTTCTGATCTGTTTGAGCTAGATCACATAGTTGGAGCTGGAAGATACCAAGTGGAGCTTCCTGTTTATGAAACTACAAATTTAGAAAGGAATAAGGCCATTGCTAATGGTCTTTGTTTGTAG
- the LOC130726043 gene encoding nuclear transcription factor Y subunit A-7-like, with amino-acid sequence MKSFLFMNHSETEPSYSQVDCNNSMAHAPYPYGEPIFAGPFVAYGPQDVNQPQMLLPHMLGLASTRVALPLDLAQDGPIYVNAKQYHGILRRRQSRAKLEAQNKLIKSRKPYLHESRHRHALNRVRGSGGRFLSTKQLSQSNAEFVTGGHSGSVNFSRYQEDPSELERHSSKTGDNASSITTCSDRTFLSGNSVNFRQQEHIFLGTSANMGGAPQCSAGLTFGGTKQHASVVR; translated from the exons ATGAAGTCATTTCTCTTTATGAATCATTCTGAAACTGAGCCCAGTTattcacaagttgattgtaatAACTCAATG GCTCATGCTCCTTATCCATATGGTGAACCAATTTTTGCTGGTCCATTTGTTGCTTATGGACCACAGGATGTT AATCAACCCCAAATGTTGTTGCCTCATATGCTGGGATTGGCATCCACTAGAGTTGCATTACCACTTGATCTTGCACAAGATGGACCCATTTATGTCAATGCGAAGCAATACCATGGTATACTGAGAAGGCGACAGTCACGAGCAAAGCTTGAGGCACAGAACAAACTCATCAAAAGTCGTAAG CCATATCTTCACGAGTCTCGGCACCGCCATGCTTTGAATAGGGTTAGGGGGTCTGGGGGGAGGTTCCTCAGCACGAAACAGCTTTCGCAGTCTAATGCAGAATTTGTCACTGGTGGGCATTCTGGCTCTGTCAATTTCAGCAGATATCAAGAGGATCCTTCAGAGCTGGAAAGACATTCCTCAAAAACTGGAGACAATGCATCTTCCATCACAACCTGCTCTGATCGGACATTTTTATCTGGTAATAGTGTCAATTTTAGGCAGCAAGAGCACATCTTTCTGGGGACCTCTGCAAACATGGGTGGAGCACCACAATGCAGTGCGGGACTCACCTTCGGTGGAACAAAGCAACACGCTTCGGTTGTCCGGTGA
- the LOC130725554 gene encoding LOW QUALITY PROTEIN: pentatricopeptide repeat-containing protein At2g37310-like (The sequence of the model RefSeq protein was modified relative to this genomic sequence to represent the inferred CDS: inserted 7 bases in 4 codons; deleted 1 base in 1 codon) yields the protein SANTTLRQSLLKTHGGLDFTAYGSAIQHCANHRLLRQGKQLHARLFIFSVTPDNFLSSKLITFYAKSNLPREARRVFDAIPRKNTFSFNGLYXATCWTSSGDAGISPDSFTVTSVLKAIASPSFSYYKPVKEAHCFVLRRGLETDIFVENALVXRCGEIGLARKVFDGMPERDTVSWNSMIVGGYSQCGFYEECKRLYMEMLSVGSVVPDGVTIMSVMQACGQSKDLVLGMEVHGFVNESGIEVDXAVIAMYAKCGSLDYARELFEEMSEKDDVSYGSIISGYMAYGFVVKARDVFRGMENPGLDTWNXVQNNWFEGAIDLVREMQGSGLKPNAVTLASTIPLFSYFSNLRGGKEVHAYAIRRCYDQNIYVATAIIDTYAKLGFIHGARQVFDQARSRSLVIWTAIITAYAAHGDASLALGLYAQMLDSGIQPDQVTLTAVLTACAHSGLVDEAWKIFNTMHSKYGIQPLVEQYACMVGVLSRAGKLSEAAKFIFEMPIEPSAKVWGALLNGASVYGDVETGKFACDHLFEIEPESSGNYIIMANLYSCAGRWEEASK from the exons TCCGCCAACACCACCCTCCGCCAGAGCCTCCTCAAAACCCACGGCGGACTCGACTTCACCGCCTATGGCTCCGCCATTCAACACTGCGCTAACCACCGCCTCCTCCGCCAGGGAAAACAGCTCCACGCCCGCCTCTTCATATTCTCCGTCACCCCCGACAACTTCCTCTCCTCAAAGCTCATCACCTTCTACGCCAAATCCAACCTCCCACGCGAAGCGCGCCGCGTGTTCGACGCAATTCCCCGGAAGAACACGTTCTCCTTCAACGGCCTTTA CGCCACTTGCTGGACCTCCTCCGGCGACGCTGGAATCTCTCCTGATAGCTTCACCGTAACCAGCGTCTTGAAGGCGATTGCTTCGCCGTCTTTTTCGTACTATAAGCCGGTGAAAGAGGCTCACTGTTTTGTTCTTCGGCGCGGGTTGGAGACCGATATTTTCGTTGAGAATGCGTTGGT TAGGTGTGGTGAGATTGGGCTTGCGAGGAAGGTGTTTGATGGAATGCCTGAGAGAGATACCGTGTCGTGGAACTCGATGATT GTTGGTGGGTATTCTCAGTGTGGGTTCTATGAAGAGTGTAAGAGGTTGTACATGGAGATGTTGAGTGTAGGGAGTGTTGTGCCGGATGGGGTTACGATTATGAGTGTGATGCAGGCGTGCGGACAGTCTAAGGATCTTGTGTTGGGAATGGAGGTTCACGGTTTTGTGAATGAGAGTGGGATTGAGGTGG TTGCCGTGATTGCGATGTATGCGAAATGTGGGAGTTTGGATTATGCTCGAGAGCTGTTTGAGGAAATGAGTGAGAAGGATGATGTTAGTTATGGGTCAATTATTTCAGGGTACATGGCTTACGGGTTTGTGGTCAAAGCCAGGGATGTTTTCAGGGGAATGGAAAACCCTGGATTGGATACATGGAA GGTTCAGAATAACTGGTTTGAAGGGGCCATTGATTTAGTTCGGGAAATGCAGGGGTCTGGTTTGAAACCAAATGCTGTCACACTTGCTAGCACTATTCCTTTGTTTTCGTATTTCTCAAACCTGCGAGGGGGGAAAGAGGTGCATGCTTATGCCATCAGAAggtgttatgatcaaaatatatatgtggcAACTGCCATTATTGATACCTATGCGAAGTTAGGGTTTATTCACGGGGCAAGGCAGGTTTTTGATCAAGCACGAAGTAGGAGCTTGGTAATTTGGACAGCTATTATTACAGCTTATGCAGCTCATGGAGATGCTAGTTTGGCACTTGGTCTCTATGCTCAGATGCTAGATAGTGGAATTCAACCTGATCAGGTGACATTAACTGCTGTATTGACAGCTTGTGCTCATTCGGGACTGGTAGATGAAGCTTGGAAGATCTTCAATACAATGCATTCAAAATATGGCATTCAACCCTTGGTGGAACAGTATGCCTGCATGGTGGGTGTTCTTAGTCGAGCTGGAAAGCTTTCAGAAGCAGCAAAATTCATTTTCGAAATGCCAATTGAGCCAAGTGCTAAAGTTTGGGGTGCTTTGCTAAATGGGGCTTCTGTCTATGGTGATGTTGAAACAGGCAAGTTTGCTTGTGATCATTTGTTTGAGATTGAGCCTGAAAGTTCTGGCAATTACATAATTATGGCAAATCTGTATTCATGTGCTGGGAGATGGGAAGAAGCTAGTAAATGA
- the LOC130723169 gene encoding protein Brevis radix-like 4, with amino-acid sequence MLTCITRPKKLADDDSDSVNNNNNSAKSHHHHHGVKSLTDQIKDMALKASGAYKHCTPCAPPQPPTRPGASDSERVRWGKEMEARLKGISSGELTPCSSSSSSAAGRRMVVLMEDEEPKEWVAQVEPGVLITFVSLPRGGNDLKRIRFSREMFNKWQAQRWWEENYDKVMELYNVQRINHQAFPLPTPARSEEESSKRESIEDSPVTPPLTREMLPRSLYRPTGMGTGYSSSDSFDLQSMQSRHYHDSNGMSSTPEVSTISAAKTDISSMDASIRSSSSREADHSEDVSLSNASDLDTEWVEQHEPGVYITIRVLPSGKRELKRVRFSREKFGEMHARLWWEENRARIHEQYL; translated from the exons ATGCTTACATGCATAACTCGCCCCAAGAAACTCGCCGACGACGATTCTGACTCagtgaacaacaacaacaacagtgcAAAGagtcatcaccatcatcatggCGTCAAGTCACTCACTGATCAGATTAAGGACATGGCGCTCAAGGCGTCCGGAGCGTACAAGCACTGCACCCCCTGCGCGCCGCCGCAACCGCCGACACGACCCGGAGCGTCTGACTCGGAGCGGGTCCGGTGGGGGAAGGAGATGGAGGCGAGGCTGAAGGGGATCTCCAGCGGGGAGCTCACGCCGtgctcttcttcatcatcctcCGCCGCCGGGCGGAGGATGGTGGTGCTGATGGAGGACGAGGAGCCGAAGGAGTGGGTGGCGCAGGTGGAGCCCGGCGTTTTGATCACCTTTGTTTCGCTCCCGCGTGGCGGAAACGATCTCAAGCGGATACGCTTCAG CCGTGAGATGTTTAACAAATGGCAAGCTCAAAGATGGTGGGAAGAGAACTATGACAAGGTCATGGAACTTTACAATGTTCAAAGGATTAATCACCAAGCTTTCCCCCTTCCAACTCCAGCAAGGTCTGAAGAAGAG AGTTCAAAGCGTGAATCGATAGAAGACAGCCCTGTCACACCTCCACTGACGAGGGAAATGTTACCTCGTAGTTTATATCGCCCAACAGGGATGGGAACAGGATACTCATCCTCAgattcttttgatcttcaatcAATGCAGTCTCGGCATTACCATGATTCAAACGGTATGAGCTCAACCCCAGAGGTTTCCACCATAAGTGCTGCTAAGACTGATATATCATCAATGGATGCTTCTATAAGAAGCAGCTCGTCTAGAGAAGCTGATCACTCCGAGGACGTATCACTTAGCAATGCCAGTGACCTGGACACTGAATGGGTTGAGCAGCATGAACCTGGGGTTTACATTACCATCAGAGTTCTCCCAAGTGGCAAAAGGGAGCTCAAACGAGTCAGGTTCAG TCGAGAAAAATTTGGAGAAATGCATGCTAGACTATGGTGGGAAGAGAATCGCGCCAGAATACATGAACAATACCTGTGA